The DNA window TCATGATGTCACAAATGGAGGGGGGCTGTCCAGTTGATTACAATACTATAACTGATCTCTTCCTTCAggtatccttttttttccatttcagTGCATAGTGAGTTTGTAATGTTCCTTTGCTTTTTACCATGAAATTCAGTTGTCTTGCCTTACATGTCCTTTTGTTAACAGAGGAACATGATACGTGAGGCAACGGCTTTCCTGCTTGATGTTTTAAAGCCAAACTTGCCGGAACATGCTTTTCTTCAAACTAAGGTTTGCAGTTTCTTCCTGATAGGTTTACCCTTTGACCTTTACATGTTGTGTTATTCAGTAGCTTCTGTTTAAATTCATCGCAGGTTTTGGAGATCAACTTGGTGACTTACCCAAATGTTGCTGATGCCATCCTTGCTAATGGTATGTTCAGTCATTATGATCGCCCACGTGTTGCTCAGCTTTGTGAAAAGGCTGGCTTGTACTTGCGAGCTCTCCAGGTCAGTACCCTTCCATTGTTTTTGTTGCCTATTTTCTTTGCCTATCGGTTTAATTAACATTATACTGTGGTGCAGCATTACACAGAATTACCAGATATAAAGCGTGTCATGGTGAATACCCATGCCATTGAGCCACAGGTTTGTTCTCTGAAGTTGTGCTTTGTTGTCTGTCTACTACTGGTTGGGTTGGTCCATTAACACCATCATTGAACAGGCACTTGTCGAGTTCTTTGGCACCCTTTCAAGAGAATGGGCATTGGAGTGCATGAAGGACCTTCTGCTGGTCAATCTAAGAGGAAATCTTCAAATTGTTGTACAGGTACTGGCTGTGTTTAGTTTTAACCTTCTTTCTTTTGGGCATTTCTTTCATTGTTGGTACTGATAATTACCGTAACATTTGTTGCATCTGCAGGCTGCCAAAGAATACTCTGAGCAGCTAGGGGTTGACGCTTGCATAAAACTGTTTGAGCAATTCAAATCTTACGAGGGCCTTTACTTTTTCTTGGGAGCTTATTTGAGTTCCAGGTAGTTACTCCTGATGTTGATTTATTTGAACTAACTTTATTCTTAAGATAGCACACCTTAATATCATTGTTTACATTCAACAGTGAGGATCCAGATATTCATTTCAAATACATAGAAGCAGCTGCTAGGACTGGACAGATCAAAGAAGTTGAACGTGTAACCAGAGAGTCCAACTTTTATGATGCGGAAAAGACAAAGAACTTTTTGATGGAAGCAAAGCTGCCTGATGCCCGCCCGCTGATTAATGTCTGCGATCGCTTTGGATTTGTTCCAGATTTGACCCACTAtctatatacaaataatatgcTTCGGTACATTGAAGGATATGTACAGAAAGTATGTAACTCTTGAAATTCAGTGTTATGTGAGTATCACCATTCTCATGGGATATTTAAATGATTATTTCCTATATACTATTTTGTAGGTGAACCCTGGAAACGCTCCGTTAGTTGTTGGACAACTACTTGATGATGAGTGCCCAGAAGATTTCATTAAGGGTTTGATTCTGTCTGTCCGTTCTCTCCTTCCTGTTGAGCCACTTGTTGATGAATGCGAGAAGAGGTCTGATTCTTTCTCTTATCATATATTCCCCAGTCAGCTTAGGGACATGTACACACATAAACATGCTTTTCCCTCCCTTCTGCTGACctcatcttttatattttattcagGAACCGCCTACGGCTGCTGACACAATTTCTGGAGCACTTGGTGAGCGAGGGTAGCCAAGATGTCCATGTGCACAATGCCCTTGGAAAAATCATCATTGACAGCAACAACAATCCTGAGCACTTCCTTACGACCAATCCATTTTACGACTCCCGTGTAGTTGGTAAATACTGTGAAAAGCGGGATCCTACCCTTGCTGTTGTTGCTTACAGACGTGGACAGTGCGATGATGAACTTATTAATGTCACCAATAAAAACTCACTGTTCAAGTTGCAAGCTCGGTATGCGAATTGTTTTTATCTTCatatcttttaattttatttgtccTGAATCTTTAAATTGCATTATTGGTGATTGCTTACATATGAAATAAATTGATTTGAACTACCAGGTATGTGGTTGAAAGAATGGATGGTGATCTGTGGGATAAAGTTCTACAGCCTGAAAATGAATATAGAAGGCAACTCATTGACCAAGTGGTTTCTACGGCATTGCCTGAAAGCAAGAGCCCTGAGCAAGTGTCTGCTGCCGTTAAGGCTTTCATGACAGCTGACCTCCCTCACGAACTAATTGAGCTTCTTGAAAAGATTGTCCTACAGAATTCTGCATTCAGTGGAAACTTCAATCTGCAGAACCTGCTCATCTTGACAGCCATCAAGGCTGACCCATCCAGGGTCATGGACTATGTCAACAGGCTGGACAACTTTGATGGGCCTGCTGTTGGAGAAGTAGCTGTTGAAGCACAACTGTTTGAGGAGGCATTTGCCATCTTCAAGAAGTTTAACTTAAATGTGCAGGCTGTCAATGTTCTCTTGGATAATATCCGAAGCATAGAAAGAGCTGAAGAGTTTGCATTCCGTGTTGAAGAAGATGCTGTTTGGACCCAGGTTGCCAAGGCCCAGTTGCGTGAAGGTTTGGTTAGTGAAGCAATTGAGTCCTTCATTCGTGCAGATGATGCAACACATTTCCTTGACGTCATCCGTGCTGCCGAGGAAGCTAATGTATATGATGATTTAGTTAAGTACTTGCTTATGGTAAGGCAGAAGGCAAGGGAGCCCAAAGTTGATGGAGAACTTATCTTTGCATATGCTAAGACTGATAGGCTCAGTGATATTGAAGAATTCATTCTTATGCCAAATGTTGCCAATCTTCAAAATGTTGGTGATCGGCTGTATGATGAAGAACTATATGAAGCAGCAAAGATCATCTATGCCTTCATCTCAAACTGGGCAAAGCTGGCTGTCACCCTTGTTAAGCTGAAGCAGTTCCAAGGTGCTGTGGATGCTGCACGCAAGGCTAACAGTGCTAAAACATGGAAGGAAGTCTGCTTTGCTTGTGTTGATGCTGAGGAGTTCCGTCTAGCACAAATATGTGGTCTCAATATTATTGTTCAGGTATATTTACTGGAAGATTGTTAGAGCTAAAACATATTTCATTACAACTCTTTTCTTATCTAGTTTTTTCTGATGCCCTTTTTATAGGTTGATGACTTGGAGGAAGTAAGTGAATACTACCAGAACAGAGGATGTTTCAATGAACTTATTTCTCTCATGGAAAGTGGACTAGGACTGGAACGTGCACACATGGGCATCTTCACAGAATTGGGAGTCCTCTATGCTAGATATCGCCCTGAGAAGCTCATGGAACACATCAAACTTTTCTCTACCCGTCTCAACATCCCTAAGCTTATCCGTGCTTGTGATGAACAGCAACATTGGAAAGAGCTTACCTACCTATACATTCAGTATGATGAATTTGACAATGCTGCCACCACTATTATGAACCATTCTCCAGATGCATGGGATCATATGCAATTTAAGGATGTTGCTGTTAAAGTTGCAAATGTTGAGCTATACTACAAGGCAGTACACTTCTATTTGCAAGAGCATCCTGATCTCATCAATGACCTTCTCAATGTGCTTGCGCTTCGTTTGGATCACACAAGAGTCGTGGACATTATGCGCAAGGTTTGTATCTTGATTTTAAAACTTCTAGTCCCTATGGCAGGGCTTTCTATTGATCTATAAAGCTTCCATTccataataaaatatcaaactgTTATATTGTTCTTTGTACAGGCTGGTCAGTTGCATCTTGTGAAACCATACATGGTTGCAGTTCAGAGCAACAATGTCTCTGCTGTGAATGAAGCTTTGAATGAGCTTTATGTTGAAGAGGAGGATTATGAGAGACTCCGTGAATCGGTTGATCTGCATGATAGCTTTGATCAGATAGGTCTTGCCCAGAAGGTAAAACCAGTAGATGAATGTACCGTGTATCATTaggttatttcttttttttcctgaataaCCATTGACTGGAATGCCTTGTTCAGCTTGAGAAGCATGAATTGCTTGAGATGAGGAGGATTGCTGCCTACATTTACAAGAAGGCTAGCAGATGGAAGCAGTCTATTGCCCTATCAAAGAAAGACAACATGTACAAGGATTGCATGGAAACATGCTCACAATCTGGTGACCGTGAGCTGTCAGAAGACTTGCTTGTGTATTTCATTGAGCAGGTTTGATTAAGATCCAttctttctattttgtttgtgaatcGAATATTTTGTATGCAGCATGCTGCATGAATCTGTGATTTCCATCTTTTCTAGATATGTGCAAGTCATGCTTTTCTATTGCTGGTTTTAGTGGCATAGTTTCCTATTCTAagatttctaagaattagctGTGTTGAGTGTGTGTGGCAATATGCATCCAGAAATCCAGTTTCTATAGGCAGCATggcatctaaaaatagataaggAATATTCCAATTGCATGGAACACCAGCAACAGCAAGCTCACCCGATTTGTATTATTTAGGCAAAAGCATTAGTGATCTGTGTTGTGTTGCATTTTGATGAATAacatttatatgtgtattgcAGGGAAAGAAAGAGTGTTTTGCTTCTTGCctatttatttgttatgaCCTGATTCGCGCGGATGTTGCTCTTGAGCTTGCATGGATGAACAACATGGTGGACTTTGCATTCCCCTATCTATTACAGGTATCTTTCATTTCATATGTTTGGTACTGTTCACTTCTGTACAGTTTGCCTTAACAGAAAATCTTGCTTCATGTGCAGTTCATTCGTGAGTACACAAACAAGGTTGATGAGCTAGTAAAGGACAGGATTGAGTCGCAGAATGAAGTAAAGGCTaaagagaaggaagaaaaggaactTGTTGCTCAGCAGGTAATCAATATAATTTGTTCTTTTGGTTATCATTCTGTTATTCTTTCGTAACCAGCATGACAAGCGGTATTCTTTGGCGCAGAACATGTACGCCCAACTGCTTCCTCTTGCCCTGCCTGCTCCACCTGGTATGGGCGTTCCTCCACCTCCAATGGGTGGAATGGGCATGCCTCCGATGGGCGGAATGGGGATGCCTCCGATGGGTCCTGGACCTATGCCAGCATACGGGATGCCACCGATGGGAAGCTACTGAGTTATCCACTTGTGAAGAGAGTTCGTTTAGATGATAAGCATTTCAATTTACACAGAAGTGATACTCGAGGCATCTTTCAAGCTGTAGATTTGTTATTGGTTGTTTCAACTGATTCTTTTGGTACCAGGACAATTTTGGCGAGTGAAATATCTAGCCAGGTCGAgttaattatatgttattaCCATGGGATAGGATGAGGATGATGGTTAGGTTGAGCGGGAGCTACAAGGCCGGTACCATTATTTGTATAGGTTGTGTGATAAAAGCTTGTAGACATTTTGCATGTACACTTTGCCGTAGTCACCAGTGGTTGGCGTTGGCAGCCATAAACAGGAACACCATTATCTGTCTGTATGCTACTTGTTTACGGTCTCATGTCATGTCCAGCTGTTTGAATTTTGTACCTGGAATGTTTTTGTTGGACAACACGGagtatttgaatattttgccCTTGCCATTGACTTGTGCATTATATTTATGGTATATGTATGAGCTTTTCTTATATATGGTAAATAAATGTGCAGTGCAGCCCCTGGTTAGTGTGGAGCTGCACGGTGCACAAGCTGGGGTTTCCAGGATTGCACTGTTGCAGTCTTCACCTGGAAATGAATGAGAAAGCAGGGTGTTGCATTTGTAGCTGCGAGGAAAGAAGATGAAAGTTCCATCGAAATTTACGAGGAAAgacttttaatttgtttgttctaGAATCAGGAAAAACAAAGGCTGCCCCCGTCTGAAAAAGCAACAAGTTGAAGAAGCTTCCGGGCGCCCATTCGTATTTGATATGTATTGTAGATATCAAGATTTGACATATGCTATATGATACGCGACTCGACTCGTAGTTAGCTTGTGCTATGATATAAACCGACAAGTTTGACTTGTATACGAATGGAAAACCTGCTTCAGGCCGGCTGGTTTCTTTGTTCATCAAGGTCGCATGTATGTGAACAGTATACTTGTAGTAGCGTGAATCAATCGATCGACCTCTGAAAATGTATTGAACGGAGGAATCTCTCATCACATATGGTCACGCAAATGAGAAACAATACTCCCATTTGGTAATCTTTACATGCGCACACAGTCAGTAAGTagtgtttaattaattgacaAAACAATGAAAGAAATAATGGAGCCTCCTAAGCCATGAGCATCATGACCCTGAAC is part of the Oryza brachyantha chromosome 11, ObraRS2, whole genome shotgun sequence genome and encodes:
- the LOC102707624 gene encoding clathrin heavy chain 1-like, giving the protein MAAANAPIAMREALTLSSLGIAPQFVTFTHVTMESDKYICVRETSPQNSVVIIDMAMPNQPLRRPITADSALMNPNTRILALKAQIPGTTQDHLQIFNIEAKTKIKSHQMPEQVVFWKWITPKLLGLVTQTSVYHWSIEGDSEPTKMFDRTANLANNQIINYRCDPSEKWLVLIGIAPGAPERPQLVKGNMQLFSVEQQRSQALEAHAASFATFKVVGNENPSTLICFASKTTNAGQITSKLHVIELGAQPGKPGFSKKQADLFFPPDFQDDFPVAMQISQKYGLIYVITKLGLLFVYDLETAAAVYRNRISPDPIFLTAESSTTGGFYAINRRGQVLHATVNDATIVPFVSSQLNNLELAVNLAKRANLPGAENLVVQRFQELFAQTKYKEAAELAAESPQGLLRTPETVAKFQSVPVQAGQTPPLLQYFGTLLTRGKLNAYESLELSRLVVNQNKKNLLENWLAEDKLECSEELGDLVKTVDNDLALKIFIKARATPKVVAAFAERREFDKILIYSKQVGYTPDYLFLLQTILRTDPQGAVNFALMMSQMEGGCPVDYNTITDLFLQRNMIREATAFLLDVLKPNLPEHAFLQTKVLEINLVTYPNVADAILANGMFSHYDRPRVAQLCEKAGLYLRALQHYTELPDIKRVMVNTHAIEPQALVEFFGTLSREWALECMKDLLLVNLRGNLQIVVQAAKEYSEQLGVDACIKLFEQFKSYEGLYFFLGAYLSSSEDPDIHFKYIEAAARTGQIKEVERVTRESNFYDAEKTKNFLMEAKLPDARPLINVCDRFGFVPDLTHYLYTNNMLRYIEGYVQKVNPGNAPLVVGQLLDDECPEDFIKGLILSVRSLLPVEPLVDECEKRNRLRLLTQFLEHLVSEGSQDVHVHNALGKIIIDSNNNPEHFLTTNPFYDSRVVGKYCEKRDPTLAVVAYRRGQCDDELINVTNKNSLFKLQARYVVERMDGDLWDKVLQPENEYRRQLIDQVVSTALPESKSPEQVSAAVKAFMTADLPHELIELLEKIVLQNSAFSGNFNLQNLLILTAIKADPSRVMDYVNRLDNFDGPAVGEVAVEAQLFEEAFAIFKKFNLNVQAVNVLLDNIRSIERAEEFAFRVEEDAVWTQVAKAQLREGLVSEAIESFIRADDATHFLDVIRAAEEANVYDDLVKYLLMVRQKAREPKVDGELIFAYAKTDRLSDIEEFILMPNVANLQNVGDRLYDEELYEAAKIIYAFISNWAKLAVTLVKLKQFQGAVDAARKANSAKTWKEVCFACVDAEEFRLAQICGLNIIVQVDDLEEVSEYYQNRGCFNELISLMESGLGLERAHMGIFTELGVLYARYRPEKLMEHIKLFSTRLNIPKLIRACDEQQHWKELTYLYIQYDEFDNAATTIMNHSPDAWDHMQFKDVAVKVANVELYYKAVHFYLQEHPDLINDLLNVLALRLDHTRVVDIMRKAGQLHLVKPYMVAVQSNNVSAVNEALNELYVEEEDYERLRESVDLHDSFDQIGLAQKLEKHELLEMRRIAAYIYKKASRWKQSIALSKKDNMYKDCMETCSQSGDRELSEDLLVYFIEQGKKECFASCLFICYDLIRADVALELAWMNNMVDFAFPYLLQFIREYTNKVDELVKDRIESQNEVKAKEKEEKELVAQQNMYAQLLPLALPAPPGMGVPPPPMGGMGMPPMGGMGMPPMGPGPMPAYGMPPMGSY